In Nocardioides sp. W7, the genomic stretch CACATTTTCCGGATGAAACCCCTCGACAGGGCTTGACGAGGGTGAATGTTAGCGCTCACACTCGTCCATCAGTGACACCGGTCACAGGGTGAGAGCCCGTCGATCTGGAGGAAGACCAGTGCTGAAGAAGACTCTGATCGCCGCGAGCGCGATCTCCCTGAGCGCCTTCGCGCTCACCGCCTGCGGGGGCGACTCGGACAGCGACAGCAAGGGCGAAGACAGCGGCGGTGCGATCACCATGGGCTTCGCCCAGGTCGGTGCCGAGAGTGGTTGGCGCACCGCCAACACCAAGTCCATCGAGGAGTCGGCCGACGCCGAGGGTGTCGACCTGAAGTTCACCGACGCCCAGGGCAAGCAGGAGAACCAGATCCAGGCGATCCGGTCCTACATCCAGCAGAAGGTCGACGTCATCGCCTTCAGCCCGGTCGTCGAGACCGGCTGGGACGCCGTCCTGCAGGAGGCCAAGGCCGCCAACATCCCGGTGATCCTCACCGACCGCGCGGTCGACTCCGAGGACACCTCCCTCTACAAGACCTTCCTCGGCTCCGACTTCGTCGTCGAGGGCGAGAAGGCCGGCCAGTGGCTGGTCGACAACGCGGCCGACTCCGACACCAATGGCGACGGCAAGATCAACGTCGTCCAGCTGGAGGGGACCACCGGTGCGGCCCCGGCGATCGACCGCGCGGAGGGCTTCGCCTCGACCACCGGCTCGGAACCCACCATCGAGGTCACCGCCTCGCAGACCGGCGACTTCACCCGCGACGGCGGCAAGCAGGTCATGGAGTCCTTCCTGCAGTCCGACGACACGATCGACGTCGTCTACGCCCACAACGACGACATGGGCCTGGGGGCGATCGAGGCGATCGAGGCGGCCGGCAAGAAGCCCGGCGTGGACATCAAGATCATCACTGTCGACGCCGTCAAGGACGGGATGACCGCCCTCGCCGAGGGCAAGATCAACTTCATCGTCGAGTGCAACCCGCTGCTCGGTCCGCAGCTGATGGACCTGGCCGAGAAGGTCGTCGCCGGCGAGGAGGTCGAGCCCCGTGTCCTCACCGAGGAGGGCACCTTCGACCAGGAGCAGGCCAAGGCCGCCCTCCCGGACCGCCAGTACTGAGCAGCACTGCTGCTCCAGGTCGCCCACCGACCACGTCCCTCACGTGACGCCCGATGCCGTCGGGCCCGTCCGGTCGCCGCCGGACGGGCCCGGCGACGCACGCGAGGCAGACCCACCAGCAGGGAGGAACGAGATGACGCAGACGGACGTCCAGTCCTCGGAGACGGGCGCCGCCGGTTCGGCCCCCGTGATCGAGATGCGGGACATCTCGATCACCTTCGGCAGCGTCCGGGCGCTCAGCGAGGTGTCGCTGCGCCTCTACCCCGGCGAGGTGCACGCCCTGATGGGTGAGAACGGCGCCGGCAAATCCACCCTGATCAAGGCGCTCACCGGCGTCTACACGATCGACGCGGGCACCGTCCTGGTCGAGGGCGAGGCGCACAGCTTCTCCTCGCCGGCCGCCTCGCAGGCCGCCGGCATCAGCACGGTCTACCAGGAGGTCAACCTGGTGCCGAACCTGACCGTCGCCGAGAACATGCTGCTCGGCCGCGAGCCGCGACGCTTCGGCGCCATCAACGTCCGGGCCATGAACCGCCGGGCGCGCGAGACCCTCGAGGGCCTCGGGCTCGACATCGATCCCTCCTCGGTCCTCGGGGCGCACCCGATCGCGGTCCAGCAGCTGGTCGCGATCGCCCGGGCCGTCGACGTCGACGCGCGGGTGCTGATCCTCGACGAGCCCACCTCCAGCCTCGACGCCGACGAGGTGACGAAGCTGTTCGAGGTGATGCGCCGCCTGCGCGACCAGGGCGTCGCCATCGTCTTCGTCTCCCACTTCCTGGACCAGGTCTACGAGATCTCCGACCGGATGACCATCCTGCGCAACGGCCGCCTGGTCGAGGAGCGGATGGTCTCCGAGACCAGCCAGCTGGAGCTGGTCAAGCTGATGATCGGCCGGGAGCTGGAGGCGCTCGAGCGCCTGGAGCGGGAGCCCCCGAACACCGACGCCGAGGTCGGCACCCCGGTCGTGAAGGCGCTCGGCATCGGTCGCAAGGGGTCGCTGCAGGCCACCGACCTGGAGCTGTTCGAGGGCGAGGTCGTCGGCATCGCCGGCCTGCTCGGCTCCGGGCGGACCGAGCTGGCCCGGCTGCTCTACGGCGCCGACACCGTCGACACCGGCGAGCTGAGGTTCAAGTCCGAGCGTCGTCGGCTGCGCAGTCCCCGGCACGCGATCGACCGCAAGATCGCCTTCTCCAGCGAGGACCGCAAGGCCGAGGGCGTGGTCGGCGACCTGACCGTCGCCGACAACATGCTGCTGGCGCTGCAGGCCTCCCGCGGCTGGCTGCGTCCGATCCCGCAGGCCACCCGCACCAGGATCGTCGAGCAGTACGTCGAGGCGCTCGACATCCGCCCCGCCGACCCGACCGCGCTGATGCGCAACCTCTCCGGCGGCAACCAGCAGAAGGTGCTGCTGGCCCGGTGGCTGATCACCGAGCCCGAGGTGCTCATCCTCGACGAGCCCACCCGCGGCATCGACATCGGCGCCAAGGCGCAGATCCAGGCCAAAGTCGCCGAGCTCGCGGCCGCGGGGCTCTCGGTCGTCTTCATCTCCGCCGAGCTGGAGGAGGTGCTGCGGCTGAGCGACCGCCTCGTCGTGATGCGCGACCGCCGCAAGATCGCCGAGCGCCCGAACCACGACGTCAGCGTCAGCGACGTCCTCGAGATCATCGCGGGCGAGACCCGCGAGGAGGAGGCTCCCCGTGCCTGAGTCCTCGACCCTCGTCCAGCGGGCGCTGCGCCACCAGCTGCTGTGGCCGCTGCTGGCCCTGGTCGCCCTGCTCGTCGTCAACGTCGTCGCGACACCGACGTTCCTCAACATCCGGATGCAGGACGGCCACCTCTACGGCAACGTCGTCGACATCGTGCGCAACAGCGCCCCGGTGCTGCTCGTCGCCCTCGGCATGACCCTGGTCATCGCCACCCGCGGCATCGACCTCTCGGTCGGCGCGATCGCCGCGATCGCCGGCGCGGTGGCCTGCACCCGGATCGTCGGGGCCGGCGACGAGGGCGCCCTGGTCACCGCGGTGATGGCGTCGACGTACGCCGTCGTGGTCTGCGTCGTGCTCGGTGCCTGGAACGGCTTCCTGGTCTCCGTGCTCGGCATCCAGCCGATCATCGCGACCCTGATCCTGATGGTCGCCGGCCGCGGCATCTCGATGGCCGTCACCGACGGCCAGATCACCACGGTCAACAACGGCCACTTCAGCGACCTGGCATCCGGCTTCGTGCTCACCCTGCCGCTGGCCTTCATCATCGCGCTCGGGGTCTTCGCGCTCACCGCCCTGCTCACCCGTCGTACGGCGCTCGGGATGCTCATCGAGGCGGTCGGGATCAACCCGGAGGCCAGCCGCCTGGCCGGCGTCCGGGCGCGCACCATCATCTGGACCGTCTACGCCTTCTCCGGCCTGTGCGCGGGGATCGCCGGCCTGGTCATCGCGGCCAACACCAACTCGGTGAACGCCAACAGCCTCGGCCTGTGGATCGAGCTGGACGCCATCCTCGCCGTGGTCATCGGCGGTACGTCGCTGGCCGGCGGCCGGTTCTCGTTGACCGGCACCCTGATCGGCGCGCTGTTCATCGCGACCCTGGCCCGCACGATCCCCAACATCGGGATCCCCTCCGAGATCAACTACCTGTTCAAGGCGATCGTCGTGATCGCCGTCTGCCTCCTCCAGTCGCCGAAGGCGCGCGCCGTGTTCCGCGTCCGCCGGTCCGGCCCCGCCGCTCCCGTTCTCGTGAAGGCAGGTACCGCACGATGAGCGCCGCCACCGTCCCCACCTCGTCGACCTGGGACCGCGTCAGGGGTTACAGCCCGCCCTCGCGCTACCTGCCGGTGCTCGCGACCCTCGCCCTCTTCATCGGGCTCTTCGGCGTCGGCAGCGTCCGCTACGAAGGCTTCGGAGACGCGCAGGTGCTGCTCAGCCTGCTGATCGACAACGCCTTCCTGATCGTGCTCGCCGTCGGCATGACGTTCGTGATCCTGACCGGAGGCATCGACCTCTCGGTCGGCTCGGTCGTCGCGCTCTCGACGATGATCGCCGCCAAGACGCTGCAGCTGGGCTGGCCGCCGTACCTCTCGATCGCAGCGGTGCTCGCCACCGGAACCCTGATGGGTCTGCTCATGGGCCTGCTCATCCACTACTTCGACATCCAGCCGTTCATCGCCACCTTGGCGGGGCTGTTCCTGGCCCGGGGGCTGACCTACCTGATCAGCGTCGAGTCGATCTCGATCAGCGACGAGACCTTCACCCAGCTGGCGTTCAGGACCGTCTACTTCGGCGAGTACTACCTGCGCTGGACGGCGATCATCGCGCTGGTCGTGGTCGCGGTCGCGGCGTACGTCCTGGCCCGCACCCGATTCGGCCGCACCGTCTACGCCATCGGAGGCAGCGAGAGCTCAGCGATGCTGATGGGCCTCCGGGTGGCGTTCACCAAGGTCGGCGTCTACGTCATCAGCGGCTTCTGCGCGTCGCTCGCCGGGCTGCTGTTCTCGCTCTACATCCTCTCCGGCAACAGCCTGCACGCGGTCGGCATGGAGCTGGACGCGATCGCCGCGGTGGTCATCGGCGGCACCCTGCTCACGGGTGGGCGGGGGTACGTCGTCGGCTCGCTGCTCGGCGTTCTCGTCCTCGGGATCATCAAGACCCTGATCTCCTTCGACGGGACCCTGAGCTCCTACTGGATCCGGATCATCACCGGGATCCTGCTGCTGGCCTTCGTCGTCGTCCAGCGCTTCGCCACGCGGCGGCAGCCGTGACCGAGACCGCGCCACGCCCGCCGGCCGACCGGACGCCGGTGATGGCCGACGTCGCCCGGCTGGCCGGCGTCTCCCACCAGACCGTCTCGCGGGTGGTCAACGGCCAGAGCAACCTGCGCCCGGCGACCCGCGAGAAGGTCCTGCAGGCGATCCGCCAGCTCGGCTACCGGCCCAACAGCGCCGCACGTGCCCTGGTGACCCGCCGCTCGGCGACGATCGGGGTGATCGGTTCGAAGGCGGGCTACTGGGGCCCGAGCACGGTGCACCGCACCATCCAGGCGGCGGGCCGCGAGGCCGGCTACTACGTCAGCTCGGCCAACCTGCAGAGCCTGAACCGCGAGGATCTCCTCGACGCGATCAGCCATCTGCGCGACCAGAGCGTCGAGGCGATCGTGCTGATCGGCGGCACCGACGACGCGCTCGAGGTCGCCCGGGCCCAGGAGGACCTCGGGACCCCGGTCGTCGTGGTCGAGGGCGACGACGCCAAGACCCGCTGGACCGTCGGTGTCGACCAGGTCGCCGGCGCCGAGCTCGGCACCAGCCTGCTCCTCGAGCTGGGCCACACCGAGATCCTGCACCTCGCCGGGCCGCCGTCGTGGGCCGAGAGCCGCTCGCGGCTCCTCGGCTGGCGGAACGCGATGTCCGCCGCCGGACTGCGGCCCTCGCCGTACGTCGAGGGTGACTGGTCGGCGCGCAGCGGCTACCTGGCCGGACTCGAGATCGCCCGCAGCGACGACGTCACCGCGGTCTTCTGCGCCAACGACCAGATGGCGCTGGGCCTGCTGCGGGCGCTGTCGGAGCGCGGTCGGTCGGTCCCGGGCGACGTGAGCGTGGTCGGCTTCGACGACATCCCCGAGGCGGCGTACCTCATCCCGCCCCTGTCCACGGTCCGCCAGGACTTCACCGAGGTCGGCCGCCGGGTCATCGAGCTCATCCAGGCGGCCCTCGCCGGCGAGCCCGGCCCCGAGCGGCTGATCAGCCCCGAGCTCGTGGTCCGGGCCAGCAGCGGCCCGCCCCCGACCCGTTCGAAGAAGAGGAACTGACCATGTCCGAGCAGTACGTGGTGGGTGTCGACTTCGGCACGCTGTCGGGCCGGGCCGTCGTCGTCCGGGTCTCCGACGGCGCCGAGCTCGGCACCGGCGTCCACGAGTACCCCCACGCCGTCCTCGAGGAGCGGCTGCCCGACGGCCGCAGCCTGCCGCCGGACTGGGCGCTGCAGGTGCCCGAGGACTACCGCGAGGTGCTGCGGGTCGCCGTGCCGGCGGCGGTCGCGGCGGCCGGGATCGACCCGGCCGACGTGGTCGGCGTCGCCACCGACTTCACCGCCTGCACGATGGTGCCCTGCCTCGCCGACGGCACCCCGTTGGTCGAGGCCGGGTACGCCGACCGACCGCACGCCTACGTCAAGCTCTGGAAGCACCACGCCGCGCAGCCGCAGGCCGACCGGATCAACCACCTGGCCGAGGAGCGCGGGGAGGCGTGGCTGCCGCGGTACGGCGGGCTGATCTCCTCGGAGTGGGAGTTTGCGAAGGGCCTGGAGCTCTTCGAGGGGGACCGCGACCTCTACGACCTGACGGACCGCTGGGTCGAGGCCGCGGACTGGATCGTGTGGCAGCTGTGCGGGAGCTACGTCCGCAACGCCTGCACCGCGGGCTACAAGGGCCAGCTCCAGGACGGCGCCTACCCGAGCGTCGACTACCTGGAGGCGCTGGCTCCCGGCTTCGGCGGCTTCGTCGAGGAAAAGCTGGAGCACCGGATCGGCCAGCTCGGCGAGCGGGCCGGCACCCTGACCGCGGAGGCTGCGAGCTGGACCGGGCTGCCCGAGGGCATCGCGGTCGCGGTCGGCAACATCGACGCGCACGTCACCGCACCGGCGGCACAGGCGGTCCGAGCGGGGCAGCTGGTCGCGATCATGGGCACCTCCACCTGTCACGTGATGAGCGCCGACGTGCTCCGGGAGGTTCCCGGGATGTGCGGCGTCGTCGACGGCGGCATCATCGCCGGCTCCTGGGGCTACGAGGCCGGGCAGAGCGGGGTCGGCGACATCTTCGGCTGGTTCGTGAAGCACGGAGTGCCGGCGTCGTACGCCGAGGCCGCGGCCGCCGAAGGCGAGTCCCTGCACGAGCACCTGACCCGGCTCTCAGCGACCCAGGAGGTCGGTGAGCACGGCCTGGTCGCGCTGGACTGGCACTCCGGCAACCGCTCGGTGCTGGTCGACCACGAGCTCTCGGGCCTCGTGGTCGGCCAGACTCTGGCCACCCGGCCGGAGGACGTCTACCGCGCGCTGCTGGAGGCCACCGCGTTCGGCACCCGGGTGATCGTGGAGACCTTCCGCGACAGCGGGGTCCCGGTCGAGGAGTTCATCGTCGCCGGCGGGCTGGCCCGCAACGCCCTGCTGATGCAGACCTACGCCGACGTCACCCGGCTGCCGCTGTCGATCATCGACTCCGAGCAGGGTCCGGCCCTGGGCTCGGCCATCCACGCCGCCGTCGCGGCCGGCAGCTACCCGGACGTCCCGACCGCGGCCAAGTCGATGGGCAAGGTGCGGGCCTCGGTCTACCTGCCCGACGAGGCCCGAGCGCAGGCCTACGACCGGCTCTTCGAGATCTACCTCGACCTGCACGACCACTTCGGTCGTCGTACCACCACGATGCGTCGGCTCAAGGCGCTGCGCCGCGCTGCCGTCGCCCGAAGGGAGTCCTGACCATGACCGCGGTGACCGACGTCGCCGACACCATCGCCACGCTGCGCCGCGAGGTCTGCACCCTGCACGAGCAGCTCACGCGCTACCGGCTGGTGGTGTGGACGGCCGGCAACGTCTCGGCGCGGGTGCCGGGCCACGACCTGCTGGTCATCAAGCCGTCCGGGGTGTCGTACGACGAGCTGACGCCCGAGAACATGGTCGTCTGCGACCTCCGCGGCCGGGTCGTCGAGGGCGAGCACGCCCCGTCGTCGGACACCGAGGCGCAGGCCTACGTCTACCGCGAGCTGCCGGACGTCGGCGGTGTGGTGCACACGCACTCGACGTACGCCACCGCGTGGGCCAGTCGCGGCGAGCCGGTGCCGTGCGTGCTGACGATGGCCGCCGACGAGTTCGGCGGGGACATCCCGGTCGGGCCGTTCGCGATCATCGGCGACGACTCCATCGGCCGCGGGATCGTCGAGACCCTGCGGGGGAGCCGGTCGCCCGCCGTGCTGATGCGGAACCACGGCGTCTTCACCGTCGGCCCGACCGCCAGGTCGGCGGTCAAGGCCGCGGTGATGTGCGAGGACGTCGCCCGCACCGTCCACGTCGCGCGGCAGCTCGGCACGCCCCTGCCCATCGACCAGACCGACATCGACTCGCTCCACGACCGCTACCAGAACGTCTACGGCCAGCGCTGACCTCAGCCGCCGGTCCCGCCCCGAACGGAAGGCCTCCCCTCCCATGACCACCCCGTCGTCCAGCACGTCCGCCCCCACGCCGGAGGTCTGGTTCCTCACCGGGAGCCAGTCGCTCTACGGGCCCGAGACCCTCGACCAGGTCGCCGCCCAGTCGCAGGGGATCGTCGAGCGTCTCCAGGTCACCGCCGGCCTGCCGGTCACGGTCGTCTGGAAGCCGGTGCTGCTGGACGCAGCCTCGATCCACCGCCAGATGCTGGAGGTCAACAGCGCGCCGCACTGCGTGGGCGTGGTCGCCTGGATGCACACCTTCTCGCCGGCCAAGATGTGGATCGCCGGGCTCGACGCGCTCCAGAAGCCGCTGCTCCACCTGCACACCCAGGCCGGCATGGAGCTGCCGTGGTCGACGATCGACATGGACTTCATGAACCTCAACCAGGCCGCCCACGGCGATCGGGAGTTCGGCTACATCCAGTCGCGGCTCGGCGTGCCCCGCAAGACCGTGGCCGGCCACGTCGACTCCCCGGTCGTGGCCGCCCGGATCGGGCAGTGGGCCCGCGCCGCCGTCGGCCGCCGCGAGCTGCGCCAGCTGAGGCTGGCGCGCTTCGGCGACAACATGCGCGACGTCGCGGTCACCGAGGGCGACAAGGTCGAGGCCCAGCTGCGCTTCGGGGTCTCGGTCAACACCTACGGCGTCAACGACCTGGTGGCCGTGGTCGACCAGGTCGCCGACAACGACGTCGACAAGCTCGTCACCGAGTACGCCGACACCTACGCCGTCGCGCCCGAGCTGCTCCCGGGCGCGGAGCGGCACGACTCCCTGCGGTACGGCGCCCGCCTCGAGCTCGGCCTGCGCGCCTTCCTCGCCGAGGGCGAGTTCGGTGCCTTCACCACCAACTTCGAGGACCTCGGCGGCCTGCGTCAGCTCCCCGGCCTGGCCGTGCAGCGGCTGATGGCCGACGGCTTCGGCTTCGGCGGCGAGGGCGACTGGAAGACCTCGGTGCTGCTGCGCGGCATGAAGGTGATGGCCGCCGGGCTGCCGGGTGGCACCTCGTTCATGGAGGACTACACCTACCACCTGGTCCCGGGGGAGGAGAAGATCCTCGGGGCGCACATGCTCGAGGTCTGCCCGACGATCAGCACCGCCCGGCCGTCGCTGGAGGTCCACCCGCTCGCCATCGGGGGGCGCGAGGACCCGGTCCGGCTCCGGTTCACCGCCGACCCCGGCCCCGCCGTGGTCGCCGGCCTCTGCGACCTGGGCGACCGGTTCCGGCTGACGGTCAACGAGATCGACGTCGTCGAGCCCGACGAGGCGCTCCCGCACCTGCCCGTGGCGTGCGCGGTCTGGAAGCCCCGGCCCTCGCTGTCCACGTCGGCGGAGTCGTGGCTGATGGCCGGGGCGCCCCACCACACGGTGCTGTCGAAGGCGGTCGGGGTCGAGGTGCTCGAGGACTTCGCGGAGATGACCGGCACCGAGCTGCTCGTCATCGACGCCGACACCACGACCCGCTCCTTCCAGCGCGAGCTGCGCTGGAACGCTGCCTACCACCGGCTCGCCGCTCGGCTCTGACCTCGACCGCCGGTGGAGGGGCGGCGGTCTCAGAACAGCTCGGCCAGCATCGCCGCGGCACGTGCGGCGCCGTCGGTCTCGACCGGGCGCGCCGAGGACCCGGCGGCGAGCGCGTCGACCAGCGTCTGCGCGAGCAGGTCGGGATCGCACGCCTCCTCGTAGCCGAGGTGCCGGCCGGCGTCGTACTGCTCGAGGCGGTGGCGGACGTGCAGGTTCTGCTCGAAGTGCCGGCGCAGCGGCACGTAGACGAACGGGGTGCCGGCGGCGGTGAGCTCCATGCACGTCGTCAGCCCGCCCTGGACGACGGCGAGGTCGCACGCGGCGAGGTGCTCCTGCAGGCGGGGCACGTAGCCCCGCACCCGCACCCCGGTACGACGGGGCAGCGACGCCGGGTCGATCCGCGGGCCGCACACGACGAGGAAGCGGAGCTCGGGGAGCAGCCGGCGCGCGAGGGGTACGGCGTCCAGCACCCGGCGCAGCAGCGGACCGCCGACCCCCGAGCCGCCGACCGTCACGACGCAGACCCGGTGCTCGGGCCGGTAGCCGAGCGAGCGGCGCAGGGCGGCCCGCGCCGACCCGGACGGCGGCGCCGCGCCGGCGACGTACCCGGCGAAGTCGAACTCCTGCGAGGTCCACTCCCGGATGCCGGGCAGGCCGGGCCCGAAGTCGGCGGCGACGACGTCGTCGGGGTTGCCGACGAAGACCGAGCGGTCGCGCACCCAGGGGTAGCGGGCCCGGTGCTCGAGCATCTCGGCGTTGTAGTCGGCGGTGAGCCGGGCCTCGTCGGCGCCACCCTCGGGCATCGGCAGCCAGCCGACGAAGTCGGTGAGCCAGGCGAAGGGGAAGTGCTTGCGCTCGGGGTTCTCGTGCAGGAAGTGGTCGACGTCCCAGGCCTCGTCGCCGACGACCAGGTCGTAGTGCTGCTCGCGCACCACCTCGTCGAAGACCATGAAGTTGTTGACGAGGATCTCGTCCATCCGCCGGATGGCCTGGAAGGCGTGCAGGTCGTGCTCGCCGGCCTCCTCCTCCAGGTGGGAGGACTCGTTGGCCAGCCACGCCGAGGCGGGGTGCACCCGCTCGCCGGCCCCCTCCAGCACGCGGGTGACCGGGTCCTGGGTCAGCCAGTCGACCTCGACGTCGGGGCGCAGCCGACGCAGCTCGGCCGCGATCGCGACGTCCCGGTAGGCGTGGCCGAGGCCGATCGGCGAGGACAGGTAGAGCACGCGGCGGCCGCGCCGCGGCGCGCGGACCCGGGTCCGGCTGACGGGCGGCGGCGGGCAGACCCGGTCGACGAACGTCCGCACCATCGTGTTCACGAGCACCGGCTCGCGCGCGGGCAGGCCGTGGCCGCCGCCCTCGACGACGACCAGGTCACCGCCGGTGAGCTCGGCCAGCCGCGCGCCGACCGCCGCCGACCGGATCCGGTCCTCGCTGCCGTGCAGCACCGTCACCGGGCACCGGACCTGCGCGCACAGCGGCTCCAGCGGCTCCAGCACCGCACCGTCCAGCCCGAGGCCCCCGGCGCGGGTGTCGACCAGCACCCGCGGGGCGATGGTCGAGGACCAGTCCAGGCAGTCCTCGATCTGCTTGGTGGAGTGCGGCTCGTGGAACATCCGGTCGAAGAAGAACTCCCGGAAGTCGTCCAGCCCGCCCTCCAGCCAGTGCCACTTGTTGTACTTCGCCCAGCCGCGGTCGGTGTCGTGCCGCGCGTCCCAGGCGTACCGCTCCCGCTCGGGCTGGGCGACGGCGAGCCCGCAGGACGCGCCGATCGCGAAGATCCCGAGCACCCGGTCGGGGTGCCGGGCCGCGACGTGCACCGACCAGGACGCGCCGCAGGAGAGCGCCACCAGCACCGCCGAGTCGGTCCCGGTGGCGTCCAGGACCGCGACGGCGTCCTCGGCGAACTCGCGGTCGGCGTACGCCGCCGCCCCGGCCGGTCGCCCCGAGCAGCCGCTCCCGCGGCCGTCGAAGGTGACCACCCGGTGGTGGCGGGCCAGGTAGGGCACCTGCGCCTTCCACGCCCGGGAGCTGACGATCGACCAGGTCGGCATCAGCAGCACGGTCACCGGACCGTCGCCGTACACCTCCCACGCCAGCGGTACGCCGGCGCGCACGACCGTGCCCGTGTGATCGGGCAGGCAGGCCCGGCCGCGATCGGCCGGGAGCACCTCGTCGGGACGGGGCTCCTCCGTCATGGTCACCATGGTGCTCCTCCTCGCGGTCCCCGGGCAGCCGTCAGGGACGGACCTCGAACACGTTGTTGAACGGCGTCTGCGCGACCAGCCGGAACCGGCTGAACCCGCCGGCCGTGACGACGTCGCGGATCCTGGCCGGGCCCGCCTGGGTGCCGAGCGCGAGCCCGACGTCCTGGGCGAGCGAGGTGGGCGTGCACAACAGCGTCGAGAAGCCGTAGTAGGCCCGTCCGACCGGGTTCAGGTTGTCCTCGACGCGGTCGCCGGCGGCCGGCTCGACGATCATCCAGGTCCCGTCGTCGCCGAGCAGGCCGCGGATGTGCCGGGCCGCGCCGACGGGGTCGCCCATGTCGTGCAGGCAGTCGAACGTCGTGACCAGGTCGAAGCCCGCCCCGTCGACGGCCTGTGCGGGCTCGGTCACGAACTCGGTGTTGGTGAGCCCGGCGTCGCTCGCCCGCTCCCGCGCGGTCTCGATCGAGGCCCGGTGGTAGTCGGAGCCGACGAACCGGGACCCCGGGAAGGCCTGGGCCATCAGCACCGTCGAGGCGCCGTGCCCGCAGCCGACGTCGGCGACCCG encodes the following:
- the araA gene encoding L-arabinose isomerase, with protein sequence MTTPSSSTSAPTPEVWFLTGSQSLYGPETLDQVAAQSQGIVERLQVTAGLPVTVVWKPVLLDAASIHRQMLEVNSAPHCVGVVAWMHTFSPAKMWIAGLDALQKPLLHLHTQAGMELPWSTIDMDFMNLNQAAHGDREFGYIQSRLGVPRKTVAGHVDSPVVAARIGQWARAAVGRRELRQLRLARFGDNMRDVAVTEGDKVEAQLRFGVSVNTYGVNDLVAVVDQVADNDVDKLVTEYADTYAVAPELLPGAERHDSLRYGARLELGLRAFLAEGEFGAFTTNFEDLGGLRQLPGLAVQRLMADGFGFGGEGDWKTSVLLRGMKVMAAGLPGGTSFMEDYTYHLVPGEEKILGAHMLEVCPTISTARPSLEVHPLAIGGREDPVRLRFTADPGPAVVAGLCDLGDRFRLTVNEIDVVEPDEALPHLPVACAVWKPRPSLSTSAESWLMAGAPHHTVLSKAVGVEVLEDFAEMTGTELLVIDADTTTRSFQRELRWNAAYHRLAARL
- a CDS encoding alpha/beta fold hydrolase — its product is MVTMTEEPRPDEVLPADRGRACLPDHTGTVVRAGVPLAWEVYGDGPVTVLLMPTWSIVSSRAWKAQVPYLARHHRVVTFDGRGSGCSGRPAGAAAYADREFAEDAVAVLDATGTDSAVLVALSCGASWSVHVAARHPDRVLGIFAIGASCGLAVAQPERERYAWDARHDTDRGWAKYNKWHWLEGGLDDFREFFFDRMFHEPHSTKQIEDCLDWSSTIAPRVLVDTRAGGLGLDGAVLEPLEPLCAQVRCPVTVLHGSEDRIRSAAVGARLAELTGGDLVVVEGGGHGLPAREPVLVNTMVRTFVDRVCPPPPVSRTRVRAPRRGRRVLYLSSPIGLGHAYRDVAIAAELRRLRPDVEVDWLTQDPVTRVLEGAGERVHPASAWLANESSHLEEEAGEHDLHAFQAIRRMDEILVNNFMVFDEVVREQHYDLVVGDEAWDVDHFLHENPERKHFPFAWLTDFVGWLPMPEGGADEARLTADYNAEMLEHRARYPWVRDRSVFVGNPDDVVAADFGPGLPGIREWTSQEFDFAGYVAGAAPPSGSARAALRRSLGYRPEHRVCVVTVGGSGVGGPLLRRVLDAVPLARRLLPELRFLVVCGPRIDPASLPRRTGVRVRGYVPRLQEHLAACDLAVVQGGLTTCMELTAAGTPFVYVPLRRHFEQNLHVRHRLEQYDAGRHLGYEEACDPDLLAQTLVDALAAGSSARPVETDGAARAAAMLAELF